One Pantoea eucalypti genomic region harbors:
- a CDS encoding DUF480 domain-containing protein: MKMVLSAQALRVLGCLLEKQVTTPEQYPLSLNGVVVACNQKSNRDPVMELSESEVQNQLDLLEKRHLITASSAAGQRVVKYEQRFCNSAFGALKLNSAEVALLTLLLLRGPQTPGELRTRSGRLHEFSDVSEVEQTLEGLMQRDDSAQVMRLAREPGKRESRFMHLLSDESDQPQAADAPEEQGDLATRITLLEQQVAALQAQLTQLLQTER, from the coding sequence ATGAAGATGGTTTTATCGGCGCAGGCGTTGCGCGTACTGGGCTGTCTGCTGGAGAAGCAGGTCACCACGCCGGAGCAGTATCCGCTGTCACTGAATGGTGTTGTGGTTGCCTGTAATCAGAAATCGAATCGCGATCCGGTCATGGAGCTAAGCGAAAGCGAGGTTCAGAATCAGCTCGATCTGCTGGAAAAACGGCATCTGATCACCGCCAGCAGCGCCGCCGGGCAACGGGTAGTGAAATATGAGCAGCGTTTCTGTAACTCTGCGTTTGGTGCGCTGAAGCTCAACAGCGCGGAAGTCGCCCTGCTGACGCTGCTGCTGCTGCGCGGGCCACAAACACCTGGCGAACTGCGTACCCGCAGCGGTCGTCTGCATGAGTTCAGTGACGTCAGCGAGGTCGAGCAGACGCTGGAAGGCCTGATGCAGCGTGACGACAGTGCACAGGTGATGCGCCTGGCGCGAGAGCCGGGTAAGCGTGAAAGCCGCTTTATGCATCTGCTGAGTGATGAGAGCGATCAGCCGCAGGCCGCTGACGCGCCGGAAGAGCAGGGCGACCTGGCGACGCGCATTACCCTGCTGGAGCAGCAGGTCGCGGCGCTTCAGGCCCAACTCACCCAACTGCTGCAAACGGAGCGCTGA
- the rimJ gene encoding ribosomal protein S5-alanine N-acetyltransferase, which translates to MFGYRSAAPRVRLTTDRLVVRLVHERDAWRMADYYSENRQFLKPWEPVRDDSHCYPSGWQARLGLISDMHKQGSAFYFILMDSDETEVRGVANFSNVLRGSFHACYLGYSLGEKWQGQGLMFEALQAAIRYMQRQQHIHRIMANYMPHNQRSGDLLARLGFEKEGYAKDYLLIDGRWQDHVLTALTLREWTPDRRG; encoded by the coding sequence ATGTTTGGCTATCGTTCTGCCGCGCCCAGGGTGCGATTAACCACCGATAGACTGGTGGTCCGTCTGGTTCACGAACGTGATGCCTGGCGAATGGCAGATTACTATTCGGAAAATCGCCAGTTTTTAAAACCCTGGGAACCGGTGCGCGATGACAGCCACTGCTATCCCTCAGGGTGGCAGGCAAGGCTCGGACTGATTTCGGACATGCATAAGCAGGGCTCCGCCTTCTATTTTATTCTCATGGACAGCGATGAAACCGAGGTGCGGGGCGTGGCGAATTTCAGCAACGTGCTGCGCGGATCGTTTCATGCCTGTTACCTTGGCTATTCACTGGGTGAAAAGTGGCAGGGACAAGGGCTGATGTTTGAGGCGTTGCAGGCGGCTATCCGCTATATGCAGCGCCAGCAGCATATTCATCGCATCATGGCGAACTACATGCCGCACAACCAGCGCAGCGGCGATCTTCTGGCGCGACTGGGTTTTGAGAAAGAGGGATACGCGAAAGATTATCTGCTAATTGATGGGCGCTGGCAGGATCACGTGCTGACAGCGTTAACTCTGCGGGAATGGACGCCTGACCGGCGTGGATAA
- the grxB gene encoding glutaredoxin 2 yields the protein MKLYIYDHCPFCVKARMIFGLKNKPVELVVMLNDDEETPNRLIGQKMAPILQKQDGSAMPESMDIVHYVDQQDREPLITGALNPAIADWLRHMNSYVNKLLLPRIAESAFAEFATPEARDYFRTKKQASIGDFDALKSHSAGLIKNVSQDLRKLDKLIEQPNAVNGELSEDDFNLFPLLRSLTLVAGIDWPARVADYRDNMAKQTQVNLLSSISH from the coding sequence ATGAAGCTCTATATCTATGACCACTGTCCTTTCTGCGTTAAAGCGCGAATGATTTTTGGCCTGAAGAACAAACCGGTTGAGCTGGTGGTGATGCTAAACGACGACGAGGAGACGCCGAACCGGCTGATTGGGCAGAAAATGGCGCCGATTCTGCAGAAGCAGGATGGCAGCGCGATGCCTGAGAGTATGGATATTGTGCATTATGTCGATCAGCAGGATCGCGAGCCGCTGATTACCGGCGCGCTGAATCCGGCAATCGCTGACTGGCTGCGTCATATGAATAGCTATGTCAACAAACTGCTACTGCCGCGCATTGCTGAGTCGGCGTTTGCCGAATTCGCTACCCCGGAGGCGCGTGACTATTTCCGCACCAAAAAGCAGGCAAGCATCGGTGATTTTGACGCGCTGAAAAGTCACTCGGCCGGGCTGATTAAAAATGTCAGCCAGGATCTGCGCAAGCTGGACAAATTAATCGAACAGCCCAATGCGGTGAACGGCGAGCTGTCAGAAGATGATTTTAATCTCTTTCCACTGCTGCGCTCACTGACGCTGGTGGCGGGTATCGACTGGCCAGCACGGGTCGCTGACTACCGCGATAATATGGCTAAACAGACCCAGGTAAATCTTCTCTCTTCAATATCCCACTAA
- the bssS gene encoding biofilm formation regulator BssS yields MDRRKDVIQTHPLVGWDISTVDSYDAMMIRLHSLSSQDQKEEEADVGPTYWLTTDVARQFISILEAGIAKIESAEQIERLLNKH; encoded by the coding sequence ATGGACAGAAGAAAAGACGTTATTCAGACTCATCCGCTGGTGGGCTGGGATATCAGTACCGTTGATAGCTATGACGCCATGATGATCCGCCTGCACTCGCTGTCGTCGCAGGATCAAAAAGAAGAAGAAGCGGATGTTGGCCCTACTTACTGGCTGACAACGGATGTGGCAAGGCAGTTTATCTCGATACTCGAAGCGGGCATCGCCAAGATAGAATCAGCCGAGCAGATAGAACGACTCCTCAATAAGCATTAA
- the flgN gene encoding flagellar export chaperone FlgN yields MSNLQTTLDKMQDVLASLSAVLEEEQQQLAAGSINSNLLQRITEDKSALLSTLNYLDEMRRAAEQSQATSAPYRGQNDMARRWDTIQQHSRRLQDANVHNGLLLQHQIRYTENALEVLKPHQTQAFYGPDGMGKGQATLSRKA; encoded by the coding sequence ATGAGTAATTTGCAGACCACATTAGATAAGATGCAGGACGTGCTGGCATCGCTGTCAGCCGTGCTGGAAGAAGAGCAGCAGCAGCTGGCAGCGGGCAGCATTAACAGCAACCTGCTGCAGCGTATCACCGAAGATAAAAGCGCGCTGCTCAGTACGCTCAACTATCTGGATGAGATGCGTCGCGCCGCTGAACAGAGTCAGGCGACATCAGCACCTTATCGTGGTCAGAACGACATGGCTCGCCGCTGGGATACGATCCAGCAGCATTCCCGTCGTCTGCAGGATGCCAATGTCCACAATGGCCTGCTGCTGCAACATCAGATTCGTTACACCGAAAATGCACTTGAAGTGCTGAAGCCGCATCAGACGCAGGCCTTTTATGGCCCGGATGGGATGGGTAAAGGCCAGGCGACGTTAAGCCGTAAAGCCTGA
- the flgM gene encoding flagellar biosynthesis anti-sigma factor FlgM, translating to MSIDRTQPLKPASTVQSRDSSESGNSKVRQSASPVAAATTPAAAQVSLSSAQAQLMQPSSKDINVERVEQLKTAIRNGELKMDTGKIADALIADTKAYLEGN from the coding sequence ATGAGCATTGACAGAACGCAACCGCTGAAACCCGCCAGCACCGTACAGAGCCGCGATAGCAGTGAGTCCGGTAACAGCAAAGTGCGCCAGAGCGCCAGCCCGGTGGCAGCCGCCACGACCCCTGCAGCAGCCCAGGTCAGCCTGAGCAGCGCGCAGGCGCAATTGATGCAGCCGAGCAGCAAAGATATTAACGTCGAGCGCGTTGAACAACTGAAAACCGCCATTCGTAATGGCGAACTGAAGATGGATACCGGCAAAATCGCCGATGCGCTGATTGCCGACACCAAGGCGTATTTAGAGGGTAACTAA
- the dinI gene encoding DNA damage-inducible protein I produces the protein MRVEITVSNTRPLPAGAIEALSDELSRRIDEQFPDSTNHVKVRYASANNLSVLGGGKETRDQISEILQQTWESADDWFITD, from the coding sequence ATGCGCGTTGAAATTACCGTATCCAATACCCGACCTCTTCCTGCTGGCGCGATTGAAGCGTTAAGCGATGAATTATCGCGCCGCATTGATGAACAGTTCCCTGACTCGACCAATCACGTCAAGGTACGTTACGCCAGTGCCAATAATCTCAGCGTGCTGGGCGGTGGAAAAGAGACGCGCGACCAGATCAGCGAAATCCTGCAGCAGACGTGGGAAAGTGCTGATGACTGGTTCATTACTGATTAA
- a CDS encoding lipoprotein has protein sequence MKKAFFGLTALLIALLVSGCNQLTQYTISEQEVNQALQKHNNYEKDIGVSGLVNAHIVLNNLTSQIGREEPGKVTLSGNAKINVTSLFGPQQADMQLKMRAQPVYEPQQGAIYLRDLEIVDTQVAPEKMASIMKTLTPYLNQSLKSYFDQNPAYVLSADRSKGESLAKKFAKGLEVKPGELVIPFTQ, from the coding sequence ATGAAAAAGGCATTTTTCGGGCTGACGGCCCTGTTGATTGCGCTGCTGGTGAGCGGATGTAATCAACTGACCCAATACACCATCAGCGAACAGGAAGTGAATCAGGCGCTGCAGAAGCACAACAACTATGAGAAAGACATTGGCGTATCCGGACTGGTTAACGCGCATATTGTGCTGAACAACCTGACCAGTCAGATTGGGCGCGAAGAGCCAGGAAAGGTGACACTTTCCGGCAATGCAAAAATTAACGTCACCTCACTGTTTGGTCCTCAGCAGGCCGATATGCAATTGAAGATGCGTGCTCAGCCGGTTTATGAGCCGCAGCAGGGCGCCATCTATCTTCGCGATCTGGAGATTGTCGATACGCAGGTTGCCCCGGAAAAAATGGCGTCAATTATGAAAACGCTGACGCCATACCTGAATCAGTCACTCAAAAGCTATTTTGATCAAAATCCTGCTTATGTACTGAGTGCTGACCGCAGTAAAGGCGAGTCGCTGGCGAAGAAATTTGCCAAAGGACTGGAAGTGAAACCGGGAGAACTGGTCATTCCGTTCACACAGTAA
- the pyrC gene encoding dihydroorotase, with protein MTAQPQQLTLRRPDDWHIHLRDDEMLNTVLPYTSAVNGRAIVMPNLVPPVTSVAAGEAYRDRILAALPAGHAFTPLMTCYLTDSLDPDELERGFTSGLFTAAKLYPAHATTNSSHGVTNIASIARVLERMQKLGMPLLIHGEVTDAHVDIFDREARFIETVMVPLRSQFPALKVVMEHITTQDAADYVAAADETLGATITPQHLMFNRNHMLVGGIRPHLYCLPILKRNVHQEALRKVVASGNPRFFLGTDTAPHLRHLKEASCGCAGVFNAPTSLPAYATVFEELNALEHFEAFCSENGPRFYGLPLNEGTITLVREPWQVPESIALGSHALVPFLAGETLNWRIA; from the coding sequence ATGACAGCACAACCTCAGCAACTTACCCTGCGTCGCCCTGACGACTGGCATATTCATCTGCGTGATGATGAGATGCTCAACACGGTCCTGCCCTATACCAGCGCGGTGAATGGTCGTGCCATTGTCATGCCGAACCTGGTGCCGCCGGTAACCAGCGTGGCGGCAGGTGAAGCGTACCGCGATCGTATCCTGGCGGCGCTGCCCGCCGGGCACGCTTTTACGCCGCTGATGACCTGCTATCTGACCGACTCACTGGATCCTGATGAGCTGGAGCGCGGTTTTACCTCGGGGTTGTTCACCGCGGCCAAGCTCTATCCTGCGCACGCCACCACCAACTCCAGCCATGGCGTCACCAACATCGCGTCGATTGCCCGCGTGCTGGAGCGTATGCAGAAGCTCGGTATGCCGCTGCTGATCCACGGTGAAGTTACCGATGCACACGTTGATATTTTTGACCGTGAAGCCCGGTTTATCGAAACCGTAATGGTGCCGCTGCGCAGCCAGTTTCCGGCATTGAAGGTGGTGATGGAGCACATTACCACGCAGGACGCCGCTGACTATGTCGCCGCCGCCGATGAGACGCTGGGCGCAACCATTACCCCGCAGCATCTGATGTTTAACCGCAACCATATGCTGGTGGGCGGTATTCGTCCGCACCTCTACTGCCTGCCGATCCTTAAGCGCAACGTGCATCAGGAAGCGCTGCGTAAGGTGGTAGCAAGCGGAAACCCACGATTCTTCCTCGGCACTGACACTGCGCCGCATCTGCGCCATCTCAAAGAAGCCAGCTGCGGCTGCGCTGGCGTGTTTAATGCGCCAACGTCATTGCCCGCTTACGCCACCGTTTTCGAAGAGCTGAACGCGCTGGAACATTTCGAAGCGTTCTGTTCTGAGAATGGGCCGCGTTTCTACGGCCTGCCGCTGAATGAAGGGACGATTACGCTGGTGCGTGAGCCCTGGCAGGTGCCTGAATCAATCGCGCTCGGCAGCCACGCTCTGGTGCCGTTCCTGGCGGGTGAAACACTGAACTGGCGCATCGCATAA
- a CDS encoding Gfo/Idh/MocA family protein gives MTLRIGVLGLGGIAQKAWLPVLSAATDWTLVGAFSPNQAKARPICDSYRISNFGSLNDLAAACDAVFVHSSTATHYDVVRALLLAGKDVCVDKPLAETLEQAESLVALAEKRQRKLMVAFNRRFAPRYQQLRAKMTDAASLRIEKHRSDSVGPQDLRFTLLDDYLHVVDTALWLGGKPFRQVQGRIDTNEQGQMLYAEHHFSVEGLTISTSMHRRAGSQRERVSAVCDGKCIDISEMRDWHEEQSDGLIITQPPAWQSHLAQRGFSGAAHHFIDCVQNQTKPETSGEQALMAQRVVEKLWREATRE, from the coding sequence ATGACACTACGTATTGGTGTGTTGGGATTAGGCGGTATCGCGCAGAAAGCCTGGTTGCCTGTGCTTTCTGCAGCAACAGACTGGACGCTGGTGGGCGCATTCTCCCCGAATCAGGCCAAAGCCCGCCCAATCTGCGACAGTTATCGCATCTCAAATTTTGGTTCGTTAAATGATTTAGCGGCTGCCTGCGACGCGGTCTTTGTCCACAGCAGCACCGCTACGCATTACGACGTGGTCAGGGCACTGCTGCTGGCCGGAAAAGATGTCTGTGTGGACAAGCCGCTGGCTGAAACTCTGGAGCAGGCTGAGTCGCTGGTGGCGCTGGCGGAAAAACGTCAGCGTAAACTGATGGTGGCGTTTAACCGTCGATTCGCGCCGCGCTATCAGCAGCTGCGGGCGAAGATGACCGACGCTGCCTCTCTGCGGATTGAAAAGCATCGCAGCGATAGCGTCGGGCCACAGGATCTTCGCTTTACCCTGCTCGACGATTACCTGCATGTGGTGGACACCGCACTCTGGCTGGGCGGCAAACCGTTTCGCCAGGTTCAGGGACGTATCGACACCAACGAACAGGGACAGATGCTCTATGCTGAGCACCATTTCAGTGTTGAAGGATTAACGATCTCCACCAGCATGCACCGCCGCGCAGGCAGTCAGCGCGAGCGGGTCAGTGCGGTATGTGACGGTAAATGCATCGACATCAGCGAGATGCGCGACTGGCACGAAGAGCAGAGTGATGGCCTGATAATTACGCAGCCACCCGCCTGGCAGAGCCATCTTGCTCAGCGCGGTTTCAGCGGCGCGGCGCACCATTTCATTGACTGTGTACAAAATCAGACGAAGCCTGAAACCAGCGGTGAACAGGCGCTGATGGCGCAGCGTGTCGTAGAAAAACTGTGGCGCGAGGCCACCCGCGAATAA
- a CDS encoding YceI family protein — translation MFKKTLLAMTGASLLLSSMTANAADYKIDKEGQHAFIQFRIQHLGYSWLYGTFKDFDGSFTFDEKNPAADKVDVTINTSSVDTNHAERDKHLRSADFLNTSKNPQATFTSTEVKKEGDELKITGNLTLNGVTKPVTLEAKMLGEGKDPWGGYRAGFEAEGEIALKDFNITKDLGPASQKVQLMISVEGVRQ, via the coding sequence ATGTTCAAAAAGACTCTGCTGGCGATGACCGGTGCCAGCCTGCTGCTCAGTTCGATGACCGCCAATGCTGCAGACTATAAAATCGATAAAGAGGGCCAGCACGCGTTTATTCAGTTCCGTATTCAGCATCTGGGTTACAGCTGGCTCTACGGCACCTTTAAAGATTTCGATGGCAGCTTCACTTTTGATGAGAAGAACCCTGCAGCAGACAAAGTCGACGTCACGATTAACACCAGCAGCGTCGATACCAATCACGCTGAACGTGACAAGCACCTGCGCAGCGCTGACTTCCTGAACACCAGTAAAAACCCGCAGGCCACGTTTACATCCACAGAGGTAAAAAAAGAGGGTGATGAGCTGAAGATTACCGGCAATCTGACGCTGAATGGCGTGACGAAACCGGTGACGCTGGAGGCGAAAATGCTGGGTGAAGGTAAAGATCCGTGGGGCGGTTACCGCGCTGGCTTTGAGGCCGAAGGGGAAATTGCACTGAAAGATTTCAACATCACTAAAGATCTGGGGCCCGCTTCGCAGAAGGTGCAGCTGATGATCTCAGTTGAAGGTGTACGTCAGTAA
- the solA gene encoding N-methyl-L-tryptophan oxidase codes for MIYDLIVVGSGSVGAAAGYYATQAGLSVLMIDSAHPPHNQGTHHGESRLIRHAYGEGERYVPLVLRAQTLWDELEQRAGERIMHRSGVLNLAPIQSPFIQNVIDSAARWQLNIEVMQPDDVRKRWPQINVPEGYLGVFEPDSGYLKCEQAVRSWIQLAEQAGCAQLFNCPVTELGRDGDLQQVTTLDGIYRGRKMLVSAGTWVGKLVPDLPVAPTRKVFAWYQADGRYSENNKFPGFTVEMTNGSQFYGFPADNNALKVGRHDGGQPMQQPEDRKPFGAVAADGSEAFSFLRQFLPGVGVCLHGEACSYDFSPDEDFIIDTLPGEPDRLLITGLSGHGFKFASVLGELAAEFAQKKPFSFDLTPFRLSRF; via the coding sequence ATGATTTATGATCTTATCGTCGTCGGCAGCGGCTCAGTGGGCGCGGCGGCAGGCTACTATGCTACCCAGGCGGGTTTATCGGTGCTGATGATCGACAGTGCACATCCTCCCCACAATCAGGGCACGCATCACGGCGAAAGTCGATTGATCCGTCACGCTTATGGCGAAGGCGAACGCTACGTTCCCCTGGTCCTGCGAGCGCAGACGCTGTGGGATGAACTGGAACAGCGCGCCGGTGAGCGCATTATGCATCGCAGCGGCGTACTTAACCTTGCGCCAATTCAGTCACCTTTTATTCAGAACGTCATCGACAGCGCCGCTCGCTGGCAACTCAACATTGAGGTAATGCAGCCCGATGACGTGCGAAAGCGCTGGCCGCAAATTAACGTGCCTGAGGGTTATCTGGGCGTCTTTGAGCCGGACTCCGGCTATCTGAAGTGCGAACAGGCGGTTCGCAGCTGGATTCAGCTGGCGGAGCAGGCGGGCTGTGCACAGCTGTTTAACTGTCCGGTCACCGAGCTGGGACGTGATGGCGATCTGCAGCAGGTCACCACCCTGGACGGTATCTATCGGGGTCGCAAAATGCTGGTCAGTGCCGGCACCTGGGTCGGTAAATTAGTTCCTGACCTGCCAGTGGCCCCCACCCGAAAAGTGTTTGCCTGGTATCAGGCTGATGGTCGCTACAGCGAAAACAATAAGTTTCCCGGCTTTACGGTAGAAATGACGAATGGCAGCCAGTTCTATGGCTTCCCGGCGGATAATAACGCGTTGAAGGTGGGGCGTCATGATGGCGGACAGCCGATGCAGCAGCCAGAGGATCGTAAACCTTTTGGTGCGGTCGCGGCCGATGGCAGTGAAGCCTTTAGTTTCCTGCGTCAGTTTTTACCCGGCGTGGGTGTCTGTCTGCATGGTGAAGCCTGCAGCTACGATTTCAGCCCGGATGAGGACTTTATTATTGATACGCTGCCAGGTGAACCTGACCGTTTATTGATTACCGGACTCAGCGGACACGGGTTTAAATTTGCCAGTGTATTAGGTGAACTGGCTGCAGAATTTGCTCAGAAAAAACCGTTCTCATTTGATCTGACCCCTTTCCGCCTTTCGCGCTTCTGA
- a CDS encoding cytochrome b — MLLRNSSHQFGLIAVLLHWCMALAIYAMFALGLWMVGLGYYDSWYHDAPEIHKSIGVMLLLALIVRLVWRVISPPPKPLSSYSPLVRISSMVAHLLLYTLLLTILISGYLISTADGKPISVFSWFTLPALFSGAGAQADLAGDIHLWLAWTVVILSVLHGLAALKHHFIDRDITLKRMSGLRIPSPSEKDK, encoded by the coding sequence ATGTTATTACGCAATTCATCTCATCAGTTTGGACTGATTGCCGTGCTGCTGCACTGGTGTATGGCGCTGGCGATTTATGCCATGTTTGCGCTGGGGTTATGGATGGTCGGCCTGGGCTACTACGATAGCTGGTATCACGACGCGCCGGAAATTCATAAAAGCATTGGCGTGATGCTGCTGCTGGCGTTGATTGTTCGTCTGGTGTGGCGTGTTATTTCGCCGCCGCCAAAACCGCTGAGCAGTTATTCCCCGCTGGTGCGTATCAGTTCAATGGTTGCGCACCTTTTGCTGTACACCCTGCTGCTGACCATTTTAATCAGTGGCTATCTGATCTCAACCGCCGATGGCAAACCGATATCTGTATTTAGCTGGTTTACCCTGCCTGCGCTGTTCAGCGGTGCAGGCGCGCAGGCTGACCTGGCGGGCGACATTCACCTCTGGCTGGCCTGGACGGTTGTGATCCTCTCGGTACTGCATGGTCTGGCTGCGTTAAAACATCATTTTATCGATCGTGATATCACCCTAAAACGGATGTCAGGTTTACGCATCCCTTCTCCCTCTGAAAAGGATAAATAA
- the murJ gene encoding murein biosynthesis integral membrane protein MurJ, with the protein MNLLKSLAAVSSMTLFSRVLGFARDAIVARVFGAGMATDAFFVAFKLPNLLRRIFAEGAFSQAFVPILAEYKSKQGEEATRLFLAYVSGLLTLALALVTVAGMIAAPWVIMVTAPGFADSPDKFALTSSLLRVTFPYIMLISLASLAGAVLNTWNRFSVPAFAPTLLNVSMIGFALFAAPHFHPPVMALAWAVVAGGVLQLGYQLPHLKKLGMLVLPRLNLRDAGVWRVMRQMGPAILGVSVSQISLIINTIFASFLVSGSVSWMYYADRLMEFPSGVLGVALGTILLPSLAKSFASGNHDEYSRLMDWGLRLCFLLALPSAVALGMLSGPLTVALFQYGKFTAFDALMTQRALIAYSVGLMGLIVVKVLAPGFYSRQDIKTPVKIAIITLIMTQVMNLAFIGPLKHAGLSLSIGLAACLNASLLYWQLRKKNIFNPQPGWSSFLIRLLVAVVVMAGALFAMLQWMPAWEQGPMLWRLLRLAAVCAVGGGAYFLALGLLGFRLRDYARRTTV; encoded by the coding sequence ATGAATTTGTTGAAATCGCTGGCAGCGGTCAGTTCTATGACCCTGTTTTCCCGCGTACTGGGCTTTGCCCGTGATGCCATTGTGGCGCGGGTGTTTGGCGCCGGAATGGCGACCGATGCGTTCTTTGTTGCGTTTAAACTGCCCAATCTGCTGCGGCGTATTTTTGCTGAAGGTGCATTTTCTCAGGCTTTCGTGCCGATTCTGGCTGAATACAAAAGTAAGCAGGGCGAAGAGGCGACCAGACTCTTCCTGGCTTACGTCTCGGGCCTGCTGACGCTGGCGCTGGCGCTGGTCACCGTGGCGGGCATGATCGCTGCGCCCTGGGTCATCATGGTCACGGCGCCCGGCTTTGCTGACAGTCCCGATAAGTTCGCGCTGACCAGCTCGCTGCTGCGGGTAACCTTCCCCTACATTATGCTGATTTCGCTGGCGTCGCTGGCGGGTGCGGTACTCAACACCTGGAACCGTTTCTCGGTGCCAGCCTTTGCGCCGACTCTGCTGAACGTGAGTATGATTGGTTTTGCGCTGTTTGCTGCGCCGCATTTCCATCCACCGGTGATGGCGCTGGCCTGGGCCGTGGTGGCTGGCGGCGTACTGCAACTTGGCTATCAGCTGCCGCACCTGAAGAAGCTGGGGATGCTGGTGCTTCCCCGCCTGAATCTGCGTGATGCGGGTGTCTGGCGGGTTATGCGTCAAATGGGGCCTGCCATTCTGGGCGTTTCTGTCAGCCAGATTTCCCTGATCATCAATACCATTTTCGCCTCGTTCCTGGTCTCAGGTTCAGTCTCCTGGATGTACTATGCTGATCGTCTGATGGAGTTTCCCTCTGGTGTGCTCGGCGTGGCGTTGGGCACTATTCTGCTGCCATCGCTGGCTAAAAGTTTTGCCAGTGGCAACCATGATGAATATTCCCGACTAATGGACTGGGGTCTGCGCCTGTGCTTCCTGCTGGCCCTGCCCAGCGCCGTAGCCCTGGGTATGCTCTCCGGCCCGCTGACCGTGGCACTGTTTCAGTACGGTAAATTTACCGCTTTTGATGCATTGATGACGCAGCGTGCCCTGATTGCTTACTCTGTCGGCCTGATGGGACTGATTGTGGTTAAAGTGCTGGCACCGGGCTTCTATTCCCGTCAGGACATCAAAACGCCGGTTAAAATCGCGATTATTACTCTGATCATGACGCAGGTAATGAACCTGGCGTTTATTGGTCCGTTGAAACATGCCGGTCTGTCACTGTCGATTGGTCTGGCAGCCTGTCTCAATGCGTCGCTGCTTTACTGGCAGTTGCGTAAGAAGAATATCTTTAACCCGCAGCCAGGCTGGAGCAGCTTCCTGATCCGCCTGCTGGTCGCGGTGGTGGTCATGGCTGGTGCACTGTTCGCCATGCTGCAGTGGATGCCCGCATGGGAGCAGGGCCCGATGCTGTGGCGACTGCTGCGTCTGGCGGCGGTCTGTGCAGTTGGCGGCGGGGCCTATTTCCTGGCGCTGGGGCTGCTGGGCTTCCGGTTGCGCGACTATGCTCGGCGCACGACTGTGTAA